In Legionella cardiaca, a genomic segment contains:
- a CDS encoding aspartate/glutamate racemase family protein → MKTKKRIWYQSFVDPTEQKNYLKELQQCLDNYADEDFKFEVHGLTPPDKNLHPLTEFRCAAQTIKNAIQAEKEGYDAFVIGHFQEPGINEIKACIDIPVIGLGESTMLHACSLGHKIGLITINPIFIPWHENQINYYGLQERVTRVSAVEAQVQDFEQAFTNPIVYQRLLSAFTEQVKPVVAQGIEVIILAGGLPMLLLAREKNFTIDNAVVLNGIAVCAKVTEMTLRLKELTGQCISRRATYKKAGNDTIKEFLHILK, encoded by the coding sequence TTGAAAACTAAAAAACGAATTTGGTACCAAAGTTTTGTCGACCCAACTGAACAGAAAAATTATCTAAAAGAATTGCAGCAGTGTCTTGATAATTATGCTGATGAAGATTTTAAATTTGAAGTACATGGGTTAACACCACCCGATAAGAATCTGCATCCTCTTACAGAATTTCGTTGTGCGGCTCAAACAATAAAAAATGCTATTCAAGCTGAAAAAGAAGGTTATGATGCTTTTGTGATTGGGCATTTTCAAGAACCAGGAATTAATGAAATCAAGGCATGTATCGATATTCCTGTAATTGGTTTAGGTGAGTCTACGATGCTTCATGCCTGTAGCCTTGGTCATAAGATAGGATTAATTACAATCAATCCCATTTTTATTCCCTGGCATGAGAATCAAATTAACTATTATGGGTTACAAGAGAGAGTGACAAGGGTGAGTGCGGTTGAAGCGCAAGTTCAAGATTTTGAACAAGCATTTACAAACCCTATTGTTTATCAAAGGTTGCTTAGTGCATTCACAGAACAAGTAAAACCTGTGGTTGCTCAGGGGATTGAAGTCATCATTTTGGCAGGTGGTTTACCCATGTTGTTACTGGCACGCGAAAAGAACTTTACTATTGATAATGCTGTTGTTCTAAATGGTATTGCCGTTTGCGCAAAAGTGACAGAGATGACTCTTAGACTCAAAGAGCTGACAGGCCAGTGTATTAGTCGTCGAGCAACTTATAAAAAAGCCGGAAATGACACAATAAAGGAGT
- a CDS encoding ankyrin repeat domain-containing protein, whose amino-acid sequence MKIKDLKKLTDAQLSQIKTLEILDETVKKKDIEDLIALLPKMPALEMFTCKGKQLKGKLFTRLADQLSRCPSLSYLFLPNNQIDTKDLNYLGTILPKFKCLVAVELVGNKLKEPHQDQLQELIKNIKKTGTLVTFDVSGNSLNKTSLASISNALNDNRMRGEQLIAAVKQGNLSKTRSLLANGAQVNTRLVISQGIISRLESPLHIAAEYGDVRMVRFLLHRGAQLLPDGLGKSPLDRAQKRLDNLSTKGDNPTLCMNLTNIVKLLSPENLKEEQKNGESKFLRKQGMFAERPAIALNKDNDKLPVEATVPTY is encoded by the coding sequence TTGAAAATTAAAGATTTAAAGAAGTTAACTGACGCGCAACTTTCTCAGATTAAAACATTAGAAATTTTGGATGAAACAGTAAAGAAAAAAGATATTGAAGATTTAATTGCTTTGCTGCCAAAAATGCCCGCTCTCGAAATGTTTACTTGTAAAGGTAAACAGTTAAAAGGCAAACTTTTTACTCGCCTTGCAGATCAATTGTCACGATGTCCATCCCTGTCTTATTTATTTTTACCTAATAATCAAATTGATACCAAAGATCTTAACTATTTGGGCACGATCTTACCAAAATTTAAATGTCTCGTTGCTGTTGAGCTAGTGGGGAATAAATTAAAAGAGCCGCATCAGGACCAGCTCCAGGAATTAATAAAAAATATTAAGAAAACTGGTACTCTAGTAACATTTGATGTGAGCGGTAATTCCCTGAATAAAACATCGTTAGCCTCTATTAGCAATGCATTGAACGATAATAGAATGAGAGGTGAACAATTAATTGCAGCCGTTAAACAAGGAAATTTATCTAAAACCAGAAGTTTGCTTGCAAACGGAGCGCAAGTTAATACACGTCTTGTAATCTCTCAGGGAATAATTTCACGTCTTGAAAGTCCTCTTCATATTGCAGCAGAATATGGTGATGTACGCATGGTACGTTTCCTTTTACATCGCGGTGCGCAGCTGTTACCCGATGGTTTAGGGAAATCGCCTTTAGATCGAGCTCAAAAAAGGCTGGACAATTTATCTACAAAGGGAGATAACCCTACTTTGTGTATGAATTTAACCAACATAGTTAAATTACTCTCACCTGAAAATCTTAAAGAAGAACAAAAAAATGGTGAGAGCAAATTTTTGCGCAAGCAAGGAATGTTTGCTGAAAGACCTGCTATTGCTCTTAATAAGGACAATGATAAATTGCCAGTAGAAGCTACAGTACCAACCTATTAA
- a CDS encoding bifunctional methionine sulfoxide reductase B/A protein, whose amino-acid sequence MDNYLDKTASLTPAAKRIICDKATEYPFTGEYNTVAKTGSYLCRRCGLALFRAKNQFHSGCGWPSFDDDIVQAVVQELDKDGQRTEILCGRCHAHLGHVFVGENFTHANLRHCVNSAAIDFVPNNDVLDTEEAIVAGGCFWGVDHFLRQIPGVLKVEVGYSGGMLREPTYEQVCRGDTGHYEVARVVYDVAKTDYRTVLKRFFEIHDPTQRSGQGPDIGHQYKSAVFYYNEEQYEEAQTLIQMLRARGYDVTTRLLEAQIFWPAEGYHQNYYEKHSKAPYCHRPEPRFGE is encoded by the coding sequence ATGGACAATTATTTAGATAAAACAGCAAGTCTAACGCCTGCTGCCAAAAGGATTATCTGTGATAAAGCAACAGAATACCCTTTTACAGGAGAATACAACACGGTTGCTAAAACAGGCAGCTACCTTTGTCGGCGATGTGGTTTAGCGTTATTTAGAGCAAAAAACCAATTTCATTCAGGTTGCGGTTGGCCTAGTTTTGATGATGATATTGTTCAGGCTGTTGTACAAGAACTCGATAAAGATGGTCAACGGACTGAAATTCTATGTGGGCGTTGTCATGCTCATTTAGGTCATGTTTTTGTGGGGGAAAATTTCACCCATGCTAATCTTCGGCATTGTGTTAATTCTGCGGCAATTGATTTTGTTCCCAATAACGACGTTCTGGATACAGAAGAAGCTATTGTTGCGGGTGGCTGTTTTTGGGGAGTAGATCATTTTTTACGCCAAATACCAGGTGTACTTAAAGTGGAAGTAGGTTATTCAGGCGGCATGCTGCGTGAGCCTACTTATGAGCAAGTTTGTCGAGGAGATACAGGCCATTATGAAGTGGCAAGAGTTGTTTATGATGTCGCAAAAACCGATTATCGTACGGTTCTTAAGCGCTTTTTTGAAATTCATGATCCAACACAACGCTCTGGACAGGGACCAGATATAGGTCATCAATATAAAAGCGCCGTTTTTTATTACAATGAAGAACAATATGAAGAAGCGCAAACATTAATTCAAATGCTTCGGGCACGCGGTTACGATGTAACCACAAGGTTGTTAGAGGCACAGATTTTTTGGCCTGCCGAGGGCTATCATCAAAATTATTATGAAAAACACAGTAAAGCCCCCTATTGTCATCGCCCAGAGCCAAGATTTGGAGAGTAA
- a CDS encoding lytic murein transglycosylase, producing MKKWGLNLIIGALLIAPQLVMANQQSWNSWVAEVRQEALEQGISPNVFDEAFAGIREPSRQVKGLARSQPEHRLTFNKYLHSRADNYRIMMGRKHYAKNKALLEDVGQHFGVDPCFIVSFWGMESSYGSYMGNFPVIKSLATLAYDSNRQDFFRKQLFLALRILNDGHVTLEHFKGEWAGASGQPQFLPSSWLEFAVDYDGDGRKDIWESKADVFASIANYMKKNGWQTNQPWAIQVKLPPKFDMSLEGKAITKPVSEWTALGVRTEKGEPLPYPELNASIVQPNGGPVFLAYPNYKMILRYNNSIYYAGAIGYMADKICNRVN from the coding sequence ATGAAAAAATGGGGTCTTAATCTAATTATTGGCGCTTTGCTAATCGCACCACAGCTTGTCATGGCGAATCAGCAAAGCTGGAACAGTTGGGTTGCAGAGGTAAGGCAGGAGGCACTCGAACAAGGAATTTCACCTAATGTTTTTGATGAAGCGTTTGCTGGCATTCGTGAACCTAGTCGTCAGGTTAAAGGACTTGCACGCTCTCAACCTGAGCATCGTTTAACATTTAACAAATACCTTCATTCTCGTGCCGATAATTATAGAATTATGATGGGACGTAAACATTACGCTAAAAACAAGGCATTGTTAGAGGATGTAGGGCAACATTTTGGTGTTGACCCCTGTTTTATTGTGTCATTCTGGGGAATGGAAAGTAGTTATGGTTCTTATATGGGTAATTTCCCAGTGATTAAATCGTTAGCAACCTTAGCTTATGATTCGAATCGCCAAGATTTTTTCCGTAAACAATTATTTTTAGCATTACGAATTTTGAATGATGGTCATGTCACCCTGGAGCATTTTAAAGGGGAGTGGGCTGGGGCTTCAGGGCAACCCCAATTTTTACCTTCAAGTTGGCTAGAGTTTGCAGTAGATTATGATGGTGATGGTCGCAAAGATATTTGGGAATCTAAGGCTGATGTTTTTGCCTCTATTGCGAATTATATGAAAAAGAATGGCTGGCAAACGAATCAACCCTGGGCAATTCAAGTCAAATTACCACCTAAGTTCGATATGAGTTTAGAAGGGAAAGCAATTACTAAGCCGGTCAGCGAATGGACGGCTTTAGGTGTGCGTACTGAAAAGGGAGAGCCACTGCCTTATCCAGAATTAAATGCCAGCATTGTACAACCCAATGGTGGACCAGTATTTCTCGCTTATCCAAACTATAAAATGATATTGCGCTACAATAATTCTATATATTATGCTGGCGCAATTGGTTATATGGCCGATAAAATTTGTAATCGTGTAAATTAA
- a CDS encoding DUF4424 family protein yields the protein MNYSLKKFVIAGLLLSIANISFANDSSAELAAGGLVFVKNPQIEMRSEELYLSLKKVRVRYVFFNKSSKDLSSVIAFPLPNVESYYHSEKALSIFPVDDPLNPVGFITRVNGQTVKMHIEQKAIVKGKDQTALLKKYNIPLFPQYRKISESLSKIPKKDWPELQKLGVIWIEEFDDGTGMKKVPQPAWTLKSVYYWQQKFPAGKELIIEHQYQPIVGYTPETRIAASYAIHEAWYPAYLQKFCIDEKLQKDVANKIKNGMSPYNENRLSYILKTGANWSGPIGDFKLVIDKGQPKNLVSFCGTNVKKISPTEFAIHKKNFIPNKNLHLLFLVPNKLTSKK from the coding sequence ATGAATTATTCCTTAAAGAAATTTGTCATTGCAGGGCTACTGTTATCAATTGCAAACATAAGCTTCGCTAATGATTCTTCTGCAGAATTAGCGGCTGGTGGTTTAGTTTTTGTAAAAAATCCGCAGATTGAAATGCGTTCGGAAGAGTTATATCTGTCGCTCAAAAAAGTGCGTGTGCGTTACGTATTTTTTAATAAATCCAGCAAAGATCTTAGCAGTGTCATTGCTTTTCCATTGCCAAATGTAGAGAGTTATTATCATTCTGAAAAAGCCTTATCAATATTTCCTGTTGATGACCCCCTTAATCCTGTTGGTTTTATTACGCGAGTTAATGGGCAAACAGTGAAGATGCATATTGAGCAAAAAGCAATCGTCAAGGGCAAGGATCAAACCGCACTACTTAAAAAATATAATATTCCATTGTTCCCTCAATACAGAAAAATATCGGAATCATTAAGTAAAATTCCTAAGAAAGATTGGCCTGAACTCCAAAAGCTAGGTGTGATTTGGATTGAGGAATTTGATGATGGCACCGGAATGAAAAAGGTCCCACAACCCGCATGGACACTCAAATCAGTTTATTATTGGCAGCAAAAATTTCCCGCCGGCAAGGAACTTATTATTGAACATCAGTACCAGCCAATTGTTGGCTATACACCTGAGACTCGAATTGCTGCTTCCTATGCTATTCATGAAGCGTGGTATCCTGCTTATTTACAGAAATTTTGTATCGATGAAAAATTGCAAAAGGACGTTGCCAATAAAATTAAAAATGGTATGTCACCTTATAATGAAAACCGGCTTAGTTATATCTTAAAAACGGGGGCAAACTGGTCTGGACCTATTGGTGATTTCAAATTGGTGATTGATAAAGGACAACCCAAAAATTTGGTGAGCTTTTGTGGAACGAATGTGAAGAAAATCAGTCCTACTGAATTTGCCATCCATAAGAAAAATTTTATTCCTAACAAAAACTTACATCTGTTATTTCTTGTGCCTAATAAATTAACTAGTAAGAAATAA
- a CDS encoding CoA-binding protein: MEKNLSASIKQFFSSNAYAVLGASTNRHKFGNKVLRCYLQNNKTVYPVNPSETNIEGLLVIKEISELPESVRSISIITPPPITEKIVDQAIAKGIKNIWMQPGAESDKAINQCLQNHINVIAGGPCILIELGFSE; the protein is encoded by the coding sequence ATGGAAAAAAATTTATCAGCAAGCATTAAGCAATTTTTTTCCTCAAATGCTTATGCCGTGCTAGGTGCATCAACTAATCGTCATAAATTTGGTAATAAAGTTTTACGTTGTTATTTGCAAAATAATAAAACCGTTTATCCTGTTAACCCCAGCGAAACGAACATTGAAGGTCTTTTGGTAATTAAAGAAATTAGCGAATTACCAGAATCAGTACGTAGTATTTCCATTATTACACCACCACCGATAACAGAGAAAATTGTCGACCAGGCTATAGCAAAGGGAATAAAAAATATTTGGATGCAGCCTGGGGCAGAAAGTGACAAAGCAATTAATCAATGCCTGCAAAATCATATTAATGTCATCGCTGGTGGTCCTTGTATTTTAATTGAACTAGGGTTTAGCGAATAA
- a CDS encoding PHA/PHB synthase family protein, with protein MVSQLGPVLNELSGEVNDTPITSEELDEFFNLLDKSYQAAIAKISTGISPAALATACFSWLSQLALCPGRLLELALYPAFHTQDCTNKILCHKRPGDGRDVRFHTENWQRWPWEIYAENFLQFEDWWRRATTNIPGVPAHVERTVSFCARQIIDALSPSNFVATNPELFQETINTSGLNLFHGTKLAIQDRLEKLFGIPPEGVENFIPGEHVAVTPGKVVFRNHLIELLQYEAKTKTVYKEPVLIVPAWIMKYYILDLSPHNSLVKWLVSQGHTVFIVSWRNPRGKDRNFGLDDYHRRGTMAAIDAVSTIIPDTKINLMGYCLGGTLAMISSAFMSKIGDNRLNSLSLLAAQGDFSEAGELMLFITESEVAFLKNMMWEQGYLDTKQMAGSFQMLRSYDLIWSKMVRDYMSGQQRGMIDLLAWNADATRMPYKMHSEYLEKLFLNNDFAAGRFAIENIPIVAENIHIPTFAVSTETDHVAPWRSVYKIHLMINNDITFVLTSGGHNAGIVSEPGHKNRYYHIRERKKDTTFIDADHWLILAEKRNGSWWVAWHEWLVQHSSKKKVPPRKLNPLLPAAPGTYVLQK; from the coding sequence ATGGTGTCCCAACTAGGACCCGTTTTAAACGAGCTGTCCGGCGAAGTTAATGATACCCCTATCACCTCCGAGGAATTAGATGAATTTTTCAATTTGTTAGATAAATCGTATCAAGCTGCTATTGCTAAAATCAGCACCGGTATAAGCCCAGCAGCATTAGCTACAGCATGCTTTTCATGGCTTTCTCAATTAGCGCTGTGTCCAGGAAGACTACTGGAACTAGCGCTTTATCCGGCCTTTCATACTCAGGATTGCACGAATAAAATTCTTTGTCATAAACGTCCCGGAGATGGCAGAGATGTTCGTTTTCACACTGAAAATTGGCAACGATGGCCTTGGGAAATTTATGCCGAGAATTTTCTACAATTTGAAGATTGGTGGCGACGGGCAACAACAAATATTCCAGGTGTACCCGCACACGTTGAGCGTACCGTGTCTTTTTGCGCACGGCAGATTATCGATGCTTTATCACCCTCTAATTTTGTTGCTACTAATCCGGAACTGTTTCAAGAAACCATTAACACCTCTGGTCTTAACTTATTTCATGGCACGAAATTAGCCATTCAAGACAGGCTTGAAAAATTGTTTGGCATACCTCCCGAAGGAGTTGAGAATTTCATTCCTGGTGAACATGTCGCAGTTACACCAGGTAAAGTCGTATTTCGTAATCATTTAATTGAGTTATTGCAATATGAAGCTAAAACAAAAACCGTTTATAAAGAGCCCGTACTCATAGTACCTGCCTGGATAATGAAATATTATATTCTTGACTTATCCCCCCACAATTCATTAGTTAAATGGCTAGTCTCTCAAGGGCATACTGTTTTTATTGTTTCCTGGCGTAATCCACGTGGTAAAGATAGAAATTTTGGTCTGGACGATTACCATCGCCGCGGCACTATGGCTGCAATAGATGCTGTATCGACCATCATCCCCGATACTAAGATTAATTTAATGGGTTATTGTCTAGGTGGCACATTAGCGATGATTTCAAGCGCATTCATGTCAAAAATAGGTGATAACCGTCTCAACAGCCTTTCTCTTTTAGCAGCGCAGGGTGATTTTAGTGAGGCAGGGGAATTAATGTTGTTTATCACAGAAAGTGAAGTGGCTTTCCTTAAAAATATGATGTGGGAGCAGGGTTACCTTGATACGAAGCAAATGGCTGGTTCTTTTCAAATGCTTCGTTCTTATGATTTAATCTGGTCAAAAATGGTTCGCGACTACATGAGTGGACAACAGCGAGGCATGATTGATTTATTAGCTTGGAACGCTGATGCAACACGTATGCCTTATAAAATGCATAGTGAGTACCTTGAAAAATTGTTTTTAAATAATGACTTTGCTGCGGGTCGCTTTGCCATTGAAAACATACCAATTGTTGCCGAAAATATTCATATTCCCACGTTTGCTGTCAGCACAGAGACAGACCATGTTGCCCCATGGCGCTCTGTTTATAAAATTCATCTGATGATAAATAACGATATTACCTTTGTCCTGACTTCAGGGGGACACAATGCAGGCATTGTTAGCGAGCCTGGTCATAAAAACCGCTATTATCATATTCGAGAGCGTAAAAAGGATACTACCTTTATTGATGCAGACCATTGGCTTATATTGGCTGAAAAAAGAAATGGTTCTTGGTGGGTAGCCTGGCATGAGTGGTTAGTGCAACACTCTTCAAAAAAGAAAGTGCCACCGAGAAAGCTTAATCCTTTGCTTCCGGCAGCACCAGGAACTTATGTTTTGCAAAAATAA
- a CDS encoding bacteriophage holin → MNKCKLCPVSLGLSLGILWGVFVLIIGLIATYNAYGKPFVAAMGGLYIGYQPTILGSLIGGLIAFIDFFIFGFLIAWLYNLFACCCHKKESIDKEPLA, encoded by the coding sequence ATGAACAAATGTAAATTATGCCCTGTTTCCTTAGGCTTAAGTTTGGGAATTCTATGGGGTGTTTTTGTATTAATCATAGGATTAATTGCCACTTATAATGCCTATGGAAAACCCTTTGTGGCGGCAATGGGAGGCTTATATATTGGTTATCAGCCAACAATTTTAGGAAGCCTAATTGGTGGTCTTATCGCATTTATTGATTTCTTTATTTTTGGATTTCTTATTGCCTGGCTTTATAATTTATTTGCCTGTTGCTGCCATAAAAAAGAATCGATTGACAAAGAACCTTTGGCATAA
- a CDS encoding phosphotransferase, which produces MKLRFFGQKNAAIPERLFMHILSFLPPEELNKLLLVNKSWMKLTEKTKSRLTVIPMMQRIPQFKPYDFGQLGFYPATGGMTNCTHKVRQRKMLKWVLRVPGKGSSAFINREDEAYNAKQASELGLNVTIEFFDPKDGLQLTRYIDNNRSLAKELKTNPLILETVADAQRCLHSSPLFRNEVNMFSRNTKLLDLLKSKNSAILPQDIKEIELMMEQIEKLVRCYDIPLSPCHNDATVENFLVSGTAEDSRIRWLDWEYSANNDRLIDLVYFLRDAKLSSEQMQLFITRYFGYYDKTIQAWLTLYMPVIDWWYTIWSWTQISNEANGCEMEKYRDLAEKSYKQTKDSLESLEYKQAFTLIQEETQSQTFSKKRTF; this is translated from the coding sequence ATGAAGCTACGCTTTTTTGGCCAAAAAAACGCTGCTATACCTGAACGCCTTTTTATGCATATTTTGAGCTTTCTTCCACCTGAAGAGTTAAATAAATTATTGTTAGTAAACAAATCCTGGATGAAGCTTACTGAGAAAACAAAAAGTCGTTTGACTGTAATACCGATGATGCAACGGATTCCCCAATTTAAGCCTTATGATTTTGGGCAGTTGGGATTTTATCCAGCGACTGGAGGAATGACCAACTGTACGCATAAAGTAAGACAAAGAAAAATGCTAAAGTGGGTTTTACGTGTTCCTGGGAAAGGATCGTCTGCCTTTATTAATAGGGAAGATGAAGCCTACAATGCTAAACAAGCTTCTGAGTTAGGGCTTAATGTTACTATCGAATTTTTTGATCCTAAGGATGGTTTACAATTAACGCGTTATATTGATAATAACAGGTCACTCGCTAAGGAGTTAAAAACCAATCCTTTAATTCTTGAAACTGTTGCTGATGCTCAACGATGTTTGCATAGCTCGCCTCTTTTCCGCAATGAGGTCAACATGTTTTCTCGTAATACCAAATTACTGGATTTATTAAAAAGTAAAAATTCTGCGATTCTTCCCCAAGATATTAAAGAGATTGAATTAATGATGGAGCAAATAGAAAAGCTGGTTAGATGCTACGACATTCCATTGTCTCCTTGTCACAATGACGCCACAGTAGAGAATTTTTTAGTTTCTGGGACTGCAGAAGATAGCAGGATACGTTGGCTTGATTGGGAGTATTCAGCTAATAACGACAGGCTTATCGATCTTGTCTATTTTCTTAGGGACGCTAAGCTTTCATCAGAGCAAATGCAATTATTTATCACCAGATATTTTGGTTATTACGATAAAACAATTCAAGCCTGGTTAACCTTATATATGCCAGTAATTGACTGGTGGTACACCATTTGGTCATGGACGCAAATTAGTAATGAGGCAAATGGTTGTGAAATGGAGAAGTATAGAGATTTGGCAGAAAAAAGTTATAAACAAACCAAAGACTCTTTAGAGTCTCTGGAATATAAGCAGGCTTTTACATTGATTCAAGAAGAAACCCAAAGTCAAACATTTTCAAAGAAACGAACTTTTTAA
- a CDS encoding queuosine precursor transporter, giving the protein MMLNSKQNFLLIFAHVTLIGLSNTLVQYPFALWGFQTTWGAFSYPLIFILTDLTTRFLGPHAARKAVYAAMLPGLFCSYAISNLYANHDALAYNPMALRIALASFLAYVLGQLLDITIFQKFRVQQKWWVAPSVSTIFGNLFDTYCFFFVAFFHSANAFLSGNWLEIATVDLVFKLLISLISFIPLYGFLLKLILQMSSAKMAGAN; this is encoded by the coding sequence ATGATGTTAAATTCTAAACAAAACTTTTTATTAATATTTGCTCATGTCACCCTTATTGGTTTATCCAATACCTTAGTACAATATCCTTTTGCTCTTTGGGGTTTTCAGACGACATGGGGAGCGTTTAGTTACCCTCTTATTTTTATTCTAACTGATTTGACAACCAGATTTTTAGGACCTCATGCTGCAAGAAAGGCTGTTTATGCTGCCATGTTACCTGGTCTTTTTTGTTCATATGCTATTTCTAACCTCTACGCTAATCATGATGCCTTGGCTTATAATCCCATGGCTTTGCGTATCGCATTAGCTAGCTTTTTGGCTTATGTACTGGGTCAATTACTTGACATTACTATTTTTCAAAAATTTAGAGTGCAACAGAAATGGTGGGTAGCTCCAAGTGTTTCTACCATCTTTGGCAATTTATTTGATACCTATTGCTTCTTTTTTGTTGCCTTTTTCCATAGCGCCAATGCTTTTCTAAGTGGTAATTGGCTGGAGATTGCAACAGTGGATTTAGTATTTAAATTGCTAATTAGTTTGATTTCATTTATTCCTCTCTATGGTTTTCTTTTGAAGTTAATATTACAAATGAGCTCTGCTAAAATGGCTGGTGCGAATTAA